One Oncorhynchus keta strain PuntledgeMale-10-30-2019 chromosome 11, Oket_V2, whole genome shotgun sequence DNA window includes the following coding sequences:
- the LOC118389858 gene encoding protein c-ets-1-B-like isoform X2: MDNLQLDVDFSDVPLLTPGSREMMSQALRAMFSGFTKEQQRLGMPRDPRHWSESQVGQWLLWTVNEFSLKSVDLHCFRMAGVSLCALGKECFLDLAPDFVGDILWEHLEMMQRDYGTERAQCILPSDNSEPGFTTESNQTLLPTTCEDLLSIKTENGHSTGPLGPKQRDYLTIKQEVVSHDNMCMGHVIRGKIGGQESFESVESLDACERLTQSRGSHSHFCSLQRMPSYNSFDSDDYPATLRGHPAKGTFKDYVKERMDLTKDKSVIPAAALAGYTGSGPTQLWQFLLELLTDTSCQSVISWTGDGWEFKLTNPDEVARRWGQRKNKPKMNYEKLSRGLRYYYNKNIIHKTSGKRYVYRFVCDLNGLLGYSAEEIHAMLDMIPDTGERCGCGLAPPGNIHACIGQGLPTGCLL; encoded by the exons ATGTGGACTTCAGCGACGTGCCCCTGCTCACCCCGGGAAGCAGGGAGATGATGTCACAGGCCCTGAGGGCCATGTTTAGCGGCTTCACCAAGGAGCAACAGAGACTGGGCATGCCCAGAG ACCCCAGGCACTGGTCAGAGAGCCAGGTGGGCCAGTGGCTGCTGTGGACAGTGAACGAGTTCAGCCTGAAGAGCGTGGACCTGCACTGCTTCCGTATGGCCGGGGTAAGTCTCTGTGCCCTGGGGAAGGAGTGCTTCTTGGACCTGGCACCTGACTTTGTGGGGGACATCCTGTGGGAACACCTGGAGATGATGCAGAGAG ACTATGGAACTGAACGTGCCCAGTGCATCCTTCCATCGGACAACTCAGAGCCAGGCTTCACCACAGAGTCCAATCAGACACTTCTACCAACCACCTGTGAGGACCTGCTGTCAATCAAGACTGAGAACGGACATTCTACTGGCCCACTGGGGCCTAAGCAGAGGGACTACCTCACCATcaaacaggaagtggtctcccaTGACAACATGTGCATGGGGCACGTCATTCGAG GTAAAATTGGGGGCCAAGAATCCTTTGAGAGTGTGGAGAGCCTAGATGCTTGTGAGCGTCTCACCCAGTCCCGGGGCAGCCACTCCCACTTCTGCAGTCTGCAGCGCATGCCCTCCTACAACAGCTTTGACTCAGACGACTACCCGGCCACGCTGCGTGGCCACCCAGCCAAAGGCACCTTCAAAGACTATGTGAAGGAGCGCATGGACCTGACCAAAGACAAGTCTGTCATACCGGCAGCGGCTCTTGCGGGATacacag GAAGTGGTCCGACCCAGCTGTGGCAATTTCTGTTGGAGCTCTTGACCGACACTTCCTGTCAGTCGGTCATCAGCTGGACGGGAGATGGCTGGGAATTCAAATTGACCAATCCCGATGAG GTGGCTAGGCGCTGGGGCCAGAGGAAGAACAAGCCCAAGATGAACTATGAAAAGCTGAGCCGCGGCCTGCGCTACTACTACAACAAGAACATAATCCACAAGACGTCTGGCAAGCGATATGTCTACCGCTTTGTCTGCGACCTGAACGGCCTTCTGGGATACAGTGCAGAGGAGATTCACGCCATGCTTGACATGATCCCGGACACAGGAGAGAGATGTGGGTGTGGTCTGgcaccaccaggtaacatacacgcTTGTATAGGACAGGGGTTGCCAACAGGTTGCCTACTTTAG
- the LOC118389858 gene encoding protein c-ets-1-B-like isoform X1 has translation MDNLQLDVDFSDVPLLTPGSREMMSQALRAMFSGFTKEQQRLGMPRDPRHWSESQVGQWLLWTVNEFSLKSVDLHCFRMAGVSLCALGKECFLDLAPDFVGDILWEHLEMMQRDVRHFPVNGLMPTFQESLANYGTERAQCILPSDNSEPGFTTESNQTLLPTTCEDLLSIKTENGHSTGPLGPKQRDYLTIKQEVVSHDNMCMGHVIRGKIGGQESFESVESLDACERLTQSRGSHSHFCSLQRMPSYNSFDSDDYPATLRGHPAKGTFKDYVKERMDLTKDKSVIPAAALAGYTGSGPTQLWQFLLELLTDTSCQSVISWTGDGWEFKLTNPDEVARRWGQRKNKPKMNYEKLSRGLRYYYNKNIIHKTSGKRYVYRFVCDLNGLLGYSAEEIHAMLDMIPDTGERCGCGLAPPGNIHACIGQGLPTGCLL, from the exons ATGTGGACTTCAGCGACGTGCCCCTGCTCACCCCGGGAAGCAGGGAGATGATGTCACAGGCCCTGAGGGCCATGTTTAGCGGCTTCACCAAGGAGCAACAGAGACTGGGCATGCCCAGAG ACCCCAGGCACTGGTCAGAGAGCCAGGTGGGCCAGTGGCTGCTGTGGACAGTGAACGAGTTCAGCCTGAAGAGCGTGGACCTGCACTGCTTCCGTATGGCCGGGGTAAGTCTCTGTGCCCTGGGGAAGGAGTGCTTCTTGGACCTGGCACCTGACTTTGTGGGGGACATCCTGTGGGAACACCTGGAGATGATGCAGAGAG ATGTGAGGCATTTCCCAGTCAATGGCTTGATGCCCACATTCCAGGAGTCCCTTGCCA ACTATGGAACTGAACGTGCCCAGTGCATCCTTCCATCGGACAACTCAGAGCCAGGCTTCACCACAGAGTCCAATCAGACACTTCTACCAACCACCTGTGAGGACCTGCTGTCAATCAAGACTGAGAACGGACATTCTACTGGCCCACTGGGGCCTAAGCAGAGGGACTACCTCACCATcaaacaggaagtggtctcccaTGACAACATGTGCATGGGGCACGTCATTCGAG GTAAAATTGGGGGCCAAGAATCCTTTGAGAGTGTGGAGAGCCTAGATGCTTGTGAGCGTCTCACCCAGTCCCGGGGCAGCCACTCCCACTTCTGCAGTCTGCAGCGCATGCCCTCCTACAACAGCTTTGACTCAGACGACTACCCGGCCACGCTGCGTGGCCACCCAGCCAAAGGCACCTTCAAAGACTATGTGAAGGAGCGCATGGACCTGACCAAAGACAAGTCTGTCATACCGGCAGCGGCTCTTGCGGGATacacag GAAGTGGTCCGACCCAGCTGTGGCAATTTCTGTTGGAGCTCTTGACCGACACTTCCTGTCAGTCGGTCATCAGCTGGACGGGAGATGGCTGGGAATTCAAATTGACCAATCCCGATGAG GTGGCTAGGCGCTGGGGCCAGAGGAAGAACAAGCCCAAGATGAACTATGAAAAGCTGAGCCGCGGCCTGCGCTACTACTACAACAAGAACATAATCCACAAGACGTCTGGCAAGCGATATGTCTACCGCTTTGTCTGCGACCTGAACGGCCTTCTGGGATACAGTGCAGAGGAGATTCACGCCATGCTTGACATGATCCCGGACACAGGAGAGAGATGTGGGTGTGGTCTGgcaccaccaggtaacatacacgcTTGTATAGGACAGGGGTTGCCAACAGGTTGCCTACTTTAG
- the LOC118389858 gene encoding protein c-ets-1-B-like isoform X3 encodes MAGVSLCALGKECFLDLAPDFVGDILWEHLEMMQRDVRHFPVNGLMPTFQESLANYGTERAQCILPSDNSEPGFTTESNQTLLPTTCEDLLSIKTENGHSTGPLGPKQRDYLTIKQEVVSHDNMCMGHVIRGKIGGQESFESVESLDACERLTQSRGSHSHFCSLQRMPSYNSFDSDDYPATLRGHPAKGTFKDYVKERMDLTKDKSVIPAAALAGYTGSGPTQLWQFLLELLTDTSCQSVISWTGDGWEFKLTNPDEVARRWGQRKNKPKMNYEKLSRGLRYYYNKNIIHKTSGKRYVYRFVCDLNGLLGYSAEEIHAMLDMIPDTGERCGCGLAPPGNIHACIGQGLPTGCLL; translated from the exons ATGGCCGGGGTAAGTCTCTGTGCCCTGGGGAAGGAGTGCTTCTTGGACCTGGCACCTGACTTTGTGGGGGACATCCTGTGGGAACACCTGGAGATGATGCAGAGAG ATGTGAGGCATTTCCCAGTCAATGGCTTGATGCCCACATTCCAGGAGTCCCTTGCCA ACTATGGAACTGAACGTGCCCAGTGCATCCTTCCATCGGACAACTCAGAGCCAGGCTTCACCACAGAGTCCAATCAGACACTTCTACCAACCACCTGTGAGGACCTGCTGTCAATCAAGACTGAGAACGGACATTCTACTGGCCCACTGGGGCCTAAGCAGAGGGACTACCTCACCATcaaacaggaagtggtctcccaTGACAACATGTGCATGGGGCACGTCATTCGAG GTAAAATTGGGGGCCAAGAATCCTTTGAGAGTGTGGAGAGCCTAGATGCTTGTGAGCGTCTCACCCAGTCCCGGGGCAGCCACTCCCACTTCTGCAGTCTGCAGCGCATGCCCTCCTACAACAGCTTTGACTCAGACGACTACCCGGCCACGCTGCGTGGCCACCCAGCCAAAGGCACCTTCAAAGACTATGTGAAGGAGCGCATGGACCTGACCAAAGACAAGTCTGTCATACCGGCAGCGGCTCTTGCGGGATacacag GAAGTGGTCCGACCCAGCTGTGGCAATTTCTGTTGGAGCTCTTGACCGACACTTCCTGTCAGTCGGTCATCAGCTGGACGGGAGATGGCTGGGAATTCAAATTGACCAATCCCGATGAG GTGGCTAGGCGCTGGGGCCAGAGGAAGAACAAGCCCAAGATGAACTATGAAAAGCTGAGCCGCGGCCTGCGCTACTACTACAACAAGAACATAATCCACAAGACGTCTGGCAAGCGATATGTCTACCGCTTTGTCTGCGACCTGAACGGCCTTCTGGGATACAGTGCAGAGGAGATTCACGCCATGCTTGACATGATCCCGGACACAGGAGAGAGATGTGGGTGTGGTCTGgcaccaccaggtaacatacacgcTTGTATAGGACAGGGGTTGCCAACAGGTTGCCTACTTTAG